A part of Candidatus Electrothrix aestuarii genomic DNA contains:
- the larB gene encoding nickel pincer cofactor biosynthesis protein LarB → MNEHELFTLLQQVKNGRINPEQALKKIRLPPVEILDSARLDYHRVLRTGIPEAVFGESKSVEQLVEILQAMLKRPIVVLATRISPDKAEQVCAQVERLRYHEHARLLTGNEAYIPTGSGRGTIMVVTAGTSDLPVAEEARLCLEYFGHSVDTLYDAGVAGIHRILSHAEQIQQASVLIVVAGMEGALPSVVAGMTPAPVVAVPSSIGYGTGTGGFSALLGMLNSCAAGMAVVNIDNGFGAACMAAAINRKQIHLQTESNKDVCGSCPSSEE, encoded by the coding sequence ATGAATGAACATGAACTTTTCACTTTACTGCAACAAGTAAAAAACGGAAGGATAAACCCTGAACAGGCCCTGAAAAAAATACGTTTACCCCCTGTAGAAATCCTGGACTCTGCAAGATTAGACTACCACCGTGTGCTCCGTACCGGTATCCCTGAGGCTGTTTTTGGTGAAAGCAAAAGCGTAGAGCAGCTGGTGGAGATCCTACAGGCCATGCTCAAGCGCCCCATCGTGGTCCTGGCCACCCGCATCAGCCCGGACAAGGCTGAACAGGTCTGTGCCCAGGTGGAGAGGCTGCGATATCACGAGCACGCCCGTTTATTGACTGGTAATGAGGCATATATTCCGACAGGTAGCGGCAGAGGGACCATCATGGTGGTCACTGCGGGAACTTCTGATCTACCGGTAGCCGAGGAAGCACGGCTCTGCCTTGAGTATTTCGGCCACTCCGTTGACACCCTGTATGATGCCGGAGTTGCAGGCATCCACCGTATCCTTTCTCATGCGGAACAGATTCAGCAAGCCTCGGTCCTGATCGTCGTGGCAGGCATGGAGGGAGCCCTGCCCTCGGTGGTGGCGGGCATGACCCCAGCGCCCGTGGTCGCGGTGCCCAGCTCCATCGGTTACGGGACCGGGACTGGTGGTTTTTCCGCCTTGCTTGGCATGCTAAACAGCTGTGCCGCCGGAATGGCCGTGGTCAATATCGATAACGGCTTCGGTGCAGCCTGCATGGCGGCAGCCATCAATAGAAAACAAATCCACCTCCAAACGGAATCCAATAAGGACGTCTGCGGGTCTTGTCCCTCTTCTGAGGAGTAA
- a CDS encoding cache domain-containing protein, which produces MKIFSEKNIGKLIILNSSLVALLMWLGIVAHTVWDSKINLKMELLQMEEDYIRNKKISVRESVLDFIHSMDMRHKNTNTVLRQTLRDQVEQVHSIATHLYRQNAATMNKDTLEQLIIEAIRPITFNKGRNYFFIRSMSGITKLWPPDPAQEGKSIYNNSNENRLRVFNSMFATVRNHSGGFNEYLWPKPGEDPNKLFQKIAYLKYFEPFDWYMGAGDYLIEVEQDVQQHVTNIIRQHASRTDNEYMFILDLRSMKGGEKFATMLVNPNTPDPINELLGDEYQDIEGEKFREKFLNGLKEHGEVFVKYRDNKPGTNEVRPKMSYFKLYPKWSWIIARGFYYDDLLEQIDRYKEQHEKLFYEKIKISIAILCFILLGALCLSLLFSHKVRTLFLSYRQRLEKSNRELTKAMDKAHAATLAKSEFLANMSHEIRTPMNGIINLSELALETELTDKQSDYLRKILFSSKNLLEIINDILDFSKIEAGMLAIEKIYFHLPGLFDKLMLMFTEQSQRKKLQLTLDLAPDLPEHVIGDPMRLYQVLSNLIGNAIKFTEEGEVIVEAAVLQRKLERAVIQFTVKDTGIGIPEEKIALLFESFTQADNSTARKYGGTGLGLTICKRLVSLMGGKLSVVSEVGQGSTFTFSLSVALNGLEKENDEAGSTSEIAAAMTAIRYARILLVEDNVINQQVAQEILAKANLHVETVSNGREAVDAVAAREFDAVLMDIQMPIMDGYEATRRIRQELGKIDLPILAMTAHAVSEERDKCFRIGMNDHIAKPINRSNLFLALSNWIGDKQERQRKRQVQQVVPQPTQKVGQQVAGQMPVSLVASAGPLEQLLAEAEAGEAPAGADFAKGIQRVEGNRKLYLKLLKSFCREQESALEKIPALLQAEDRQKLRHLAHTLKGVAGNIGMFAVQGVAASAEQKASEGPANELQEAFQVLERELDKIVTYLAPRIEEQEKQRQIAESQEPASEQDKHKALLFLRRLAVLLEQSDFSSLQFLEGNQDVVRALVDESSLTQLTGYIEGFHFKNALGLIHEIIDGKD; this is translated from the coding sequence ATGAAAATATTCAGTGAAAAAAATATCGGTAAACTGATTATCCTCAACTCAAGTTTAGTTGCTTTGCTGATGTGGTTGGGAATAGTGGCGCATACTGTTTGGGATTCTAAGATTAATCTCAAGATGGAACTCCTCCAGATGGAGGAAGATTATATAAGAAATAAGAAAATCAGCGTGCGCGAGTCTGTGCTCGATTTTATCCATAGCATGGATATGCGGCATAAGAACACCAATACTGTGCTGCGACAGACCCTGCGGGACCAGGTGGAGCAGGTCCATTCCATTGCTACTCATCTGTACCGGCAGAACGCTGCCACGATGAACAAGGACACCCTGGAACAATTGATTATAGAGGCGATTCGTCCCATCACCTTTAATAAAGGACGGAATTATTTTTTTATTCGCTCTATGTCCGGTATCACCAAGCTTTGGCCTCCTGATCCGGCCCAGGAAGGGAAGAGTATTTATAATAATAGCAATGAAAACAGACTGCGAGTTTTTAACAGTATGTTTGCCACAGTCCGTAATCACAGTGGTGGCTTTAATGAGTATCTCTGGCCTAAACCCGGTGAGGATCCGAATAAGCTTTTTCAAAAAATAGCCTATCTTAAATATTTTGAACCCTTTGACTGGTATATGGGGGCAGGGGATTACCTGATTGAGGTTGAGCAGGATGTCCAGCAGCATGTCACCAATATTATCAGGCAGCATGCCAGCCGGACAGATAATGAATATATGTTCATTCTGGACCTGCGCAGTATGAAGGGAGGGGAAAAATTTGCCACTATGTTGGTGAACCCCAATACACCTGACCCAATCAATGAGCTTTTGGGTGATGAGTACCAGGATATTGAGGGAGAAAAATTTCGGGAGAAATTCCTCAACGGGTTGAAAGAGCACGGTGAGGTCTTTGTAAAATACCGAGATAACAAGCCGGGTACCAATGAGGTTCGGCCTAAAATGTCCTATTTTAAATTGTATCCCAAATGGAGCTGGATCATTGCCCGTGGCTTTTATTATGATGATCTGCTTGAACAGATTGATCGATATAAGGAACAGCATGAGAAACTTTTTTACGAAAAAATAAAGATTTCTATCGCTATCTTATGCTTTATTCTCCTTGGCGCCCTTTGTCTGTCTCTCCTTTTTTCTCATAAGGTACGTACCCTTTTCCTTTCCTATCGCCAGCGTCTGGAAAAATCCAATCGGGAGCTTACCAAGGCTATGGATAAGGCCCATGCTGCCACCTTGGCCAAATCAGAATTCCTGGCCAATATGAGTCATGAAATCAGAACCCCGATGAATGGGATTATCAATCTCTCTGAATTGGCCCTTGAAACGGAGCTGACTGATAAGCAGTCTGATTATTTGCGGAAGATACTTTTTTCTTCTAAAAACCTCTTGGAGATTATCAACGATATACTTGATTTTTCCAAGATTGAGGCCGGGATGCTCGCCATCGAAAAGATCTATTTTCATCTCCCCGGCCTGTTTGATAAGCTTATGCTGATGTTTACCGAACAGAGCCAGCGGAAGAAGTTACAGCTCACCCTGGATTTGGCCCCGGACCTGCCGGAGCATGTTATCGGTGATCCCATGCGGCTGTATCAGGTCCTGTCCAATCTGATTGGTAATGCCATTAAATTCACGGAAGAAGGCGAGGTTATCGTGGAGGCCGCAGTCTTGCAAAGAAAATTGGAGCGGGCAGTTATTCAATTCACGGTCAAGGATACCGGTATAGGCATCCCGGAAGAAAAAATAGCCCTGCTTTTTGAATCCTTTACCCAGGCAGATAACTCGACAGCAAGGAAATATGGTGGTACTGGTCTAGGGCTGACCATCTGTAAACGACTTGTCTCTCTGATGGGGGGCAAGTTGTCGGTTGTGAGTGAGGTGGGCCAAGGGAGCACGTTTACCTTCTCTCTGAGTGTGGCCTTGAATGGTCTGGAAAAAGAAAATGATGAGGCTGGCAGCACCAGTGAGATCGCTGCGGCCATGACCGCCATCCGCTACGCCCGTATTCTGTTGGTTGAGGATAATGTTATCAATCAGCAGGTGGCCCAGGAAATCCTTGCTAAGGCAAATTTGCATGTGGAAACGGTGAGTAATGGAAGAGAGGCAGTTGATGCCGTGGCTGCCCGAGAGTTTGATGCCGTGCTTATGGATATTCAGATGCCGATCATGGATGGCTATGAAGCAACCCGAAGGATTCGTCAAGAATTGGGAAAAATAGATCTTCCTATCCTGGCCATGACCGCCCATGCTGTGAGTGAAGAGCGAGATAAATGTTTTCGGATCGGTATGAATGACCATATTGCTAAACCGATTAATCGAAGTAACCTCTTTCTCGCACTCAGTAACTGGATTGGCGACAAGCAGGAGAGGCAGAGGAAAAGACAGGTACAACAAGTTGTTCCACAACCTACTCAAAAGGTTGGGCAGCAGGTTGCTGGGCAGATGCCAGTGAGTCTGGTCGCCTCCGCTGGCCCTTTGGAGCAGCTTCTTGCCGAGGCAGAGGCTGGTGAGGCCCCGGCAGGTGCTGATTTTGCCAAGGGCATTCAACGGGTTGAAGGAAATAGAAAGCTGTACCTGAAGTTACTCAAAAGTTTTTGTCGGGAGCAAGAGAGCGCATTGGAAAAAATACCTGCCCTTCTTCAAGCAGAGGACAGGCAGAAACTCCGGCATCTTGCCCATACTCTGAAGGGGGTTGCTGGCAATATTGGCATGTTTGCCGTGCAGGGCGTAGCAGCCTCTGCTGAACAAAAGGCAAGTGAAGGGCCAGCTAATGAGTTACAGGAGGCTTTTCAGGTGCTTGAACGTGAATTGGATAAGATCGTCACCTATCTTGCTCCCCGTATAGAAGAGCAGGAGAAGCAGAGGCAAATAGCAGAGTCGCAGGAGCCTGCCAGTGAGCAGGATAAGCATAAGGCCTTGCTGTTCCTCCGGCGCTTGGCTGTGCTGTTGGAGCAATCTGATTTTTCTTCCCTGCAGTTTTTAGAAGGTAATCAGGATGTGGTCAGGGCCTTAGTGGACGAGAGCTCTCTGACTCAGCTGACAGGGTATATTGAAGGGTTTCATTTTAAAAATGCCCTGGGGCTGATTCATGAGATTATTGATGGAAAGGATTGA
- a CDS encoding Hpt domain-containing protein, translating to MSDKLPRSLPCLNIQAGIQQLEGNQDLYIKLLKKFAECNHDLAEKIAERLTSQDDEKARLLAHSTKGVSGSIGATELYLASAALEAAINQGKTEQALQSFSSTLNTVLQSIEALLQDQDPQIPVSPPAERKNVDIETLLPLLDKLDAYLQSGDFQALEGYAALQQAVTATELAEEVNAWATHINHFKYKETAEKLAMLRLNLRNRPL from the coding sequence ATGTCTGACAAATTACCACGCAGCCTCCCCTGCCTGAATATTCAAGCTGGAATACAACAGCTTGAGGGAAACCAGGACCTGTACATCAAACTGCTGAAAAAATTTGCTGAATGCAATCACGATTTAGCGGAAAAAATAGCGGAGAGACTGACATCTCAGGACGACGAAAAGGCCCGGCTCTTAGCGCATTCCACCAAAGGTGTTTCTGGAAGTATCGGGGCAACAGAGCTGTATCTTGCTTCTGCCGCTTTGGAGGCGGCTATCAACCAGGGAAAAACGGAACAGGCTCTCCAAAGCTTTTCCTCTACGCTCAACACCGTCCTCCAATCAATAGAGGCCCTACTCCAGGACCAAGACCCGCAAATCCCGGTATCGCCCCCAGCCGAAAGGAAGAATGTAGATATTGAGACCCTGTTACCGCTTCTGGACAAACTTGACGCCTATCTTCAATCCGGCGATTTTCAAGCCTTGGAAGGCTACGCAGCCCTGCAACAGGCTGTCACAGCAACAGAGCTTGCTGAAGAGGTGAACGCCTGGGCTACTCATATAAACCATTTTAAATACAAAGAAACTGCTGAAAAGCTGGCAATGCTCCGGCTCAACCTACGCAACCGTCCCCTGTAA